The region TTAACCCATCGACAAGTTTTTGAAGCAATCCGTAATCATGATTATGCAGGCGCTAAATATGCAATGACTATGCATCTTTTATATAACCGAAATATGATTATTCAACTAAAAGAGAAATCTGAGTCAGATCAAACATAATCAGTTGTTAAAATATAAGTTAGTTAATTAACTCCGGAACTACTGCAATTAACTTATCCGATGTTAAGATTCGCTCACTCAATTCATAGATAATAACCTTGTCTTATATCACTTCATAATAATCTTTATATTGTATTGCAAGTTTAAGGTATTTTCCCTTCTTGCAGTACTTTTTTATACTTTTCATCAAAAAATATCTCTTCTATCCAATTAATTTTATCTTCTTCTTATTTTGCTTTTTTTATTTTAATGTTCATCGTTAATAAATATTAGCCGGATAGTTGTCATACATCTTTCTCGAATCTTCATTTGTCTTATCTATTTGGAATTATATTTATTTTCTTTTTTCTTGTTCACCATTACGAACAAATATTCCAACATATTTTATGCATAATCACCATTTCTATAAAATATTTGACAAATCTTTTGTTACATGTTACATTGAGATTGTAAAGTCATCAGACATCTATATTGTTATTTTATCGATAGCCGGAGGATTAAATATGATAAACTCAGAATAAGTCATCAGACATATTTTTGCTATTGGACAGAAAGGAAACTAAGTATGAAACTAAAAAGCCAAGAGATCCGCGCCATTGCTCCTGAGATGGACCCTCTTCGTATGGGAATGGGTTGGACTGTAAATGATTTAGAAAAACCACAGATAATTGTCGAAAGTACCTTTGGAGACAGCCACCCTGGCAGTGCTCATCTATTAACCTTTGTTACAGAAGCTGTTGAAGGTATCAATCAATGTGGTGGTAAAGCCGCAAGATATTTTGCAACCGATATTTGTGATGGCATGGCACAAGGACATGATGGAATTAATTATTCTTTAGCATCCCGTGATACCATCGCTAACTTAATTGAAATTCACGCAAATGCTACTACCTTTGACGCAGGTGTATTTATTGCTAGCTGTGATAAAGCAGTCCCAGCGCAGTTAATGGCAATCGGTAGACTAGATATTCCATCCATTGTAGTAACAGGCGGTGTGATGGATGCTGGTCCTGATTTACTTACACTTGAACAAATAGGTAAATACAATGCCATGTACAAGCGAGGTGAAATTACAGAGGAACAGTTAACTTACTACAAACACAATGCCTGCCCTTCTTGCGGTGCATGTTCGTTCATGGGGACCGCTTCTACCATGCAGATAATGGCTGAGGCTATGGGTCTTATGCTTCCAGGAAGTGCATTAATGCCTGCAACCTGTGAAGATTTAAAAGATGTTGCTAAAAGAGCAGGCATTCAAGCTGTAGAACTTGCAAAAAAAGGTATCAAAGCATCTGATATTGTTACTATGAAATCCTTTGAAAATGCAATTATTGTACATGCAGCTATTTCCGGTTCTACCAACTCCCTACTTCACATTCCAGCAATTGCACATGAATTTGGTTTAGAAATTGATGCAGATACTTTTGATCAAAAGCACCGTGGTGCACATTATCTGCTTGATATCCGTCCTGCCGGAAAATGGCCAGCACAATATTTTTACTATGCAGGTGGCGTTCCACGCATTATGGAAGAGATCAAAGAAATGCTTCACTTAGATGTAATGACTGTTACGGGTAAAACTCTCGGTGAGAATTTAGAAGATTTAAAAAAATCTGGATACTATGAGAAATGTGATGAGTATTTGAAAAAAGTCGGCATTAAACGTACTGACGTAATACGTAACTTTGATGAGCCAATCGGAAACGACGGAACCATAGCTATTTTGCGTGGAAATCTCGCACCAGATGGTGCTGTTGTAAAACATTCTGCAGTTCCTAAGGAAATGCATCAAGCAGTTCTTCGCGCCAGACCATTTGATTGTGAAGAAGATGCGATAGCTGCTGTTCTTGAGAAATGCATCAAGCCAGGAGATGCTGTATTCATCCGTTATGAAGGTCCAAAAGGAAGCGGTATGCCTGAAATGTTTTACACAACAGAAGCCATTGCTTCCGATGAAGAACTTGGTAAATCCATTGCACTTATTACAGATGGACGCTTTTCTGGTGCTTCCAAGGGCCCTGCCATCGGACATGTATCTCCTGAAGCTGCGGAAGGTGGTCCAATTGCCTTAGTGGAAGAGGATGATCTCATAGAAATTAATATCAAAGATCGTATTTTAAGAATCATCGGTATTCATGGTGAATTAAAGTCAGAAGAAGAAATTACGGAAATATTAAATGAAAGAAAGAAAATCTGGAAAAAGCCAGAACCTAAGTATCAAAAAGGCGTTTTAAAGCTCTTCTCCGAACACGCTGTCTCCCCAATGAAGGGCGGTTATATGCAGTAACTTAAGTTAGATTCAATAATAAATCAAAAAGGAGATTTTATAGGTATGAATACTATTATAACAGGTAGTAACTTATTTCTTGCTGCAACTGAAGCAGGCTCACATGTAAGTGCTGGTCGACTCATTATTTCCGCACTCATTGGTATGGCAATCTTATTATTATTAATTATTTATGTTAAGCTACATCCGATTCTTTCCATCCTTATCAGTGCTGTTGTCATTGGTATTGGTGCAGGGATGTCTACCGAAGCTATTATTGGTTCTGTCGGTACAGGTATGGGTAACACGTTAAAAGGTATCGCATTATTAGTTGGTCTTGGTTCTATGTTTGGTGCTATATTAGAAATTTCAGGTGGCGCGCAACGTATTGCTTTATCCCTCGTTAATAAGTTTGGTGACAACAAAGCTGCTTGGGCTCTTGGTATTACAGGTTTAGTTATCTCTATTCCAGTTTTCTTTGACGCTGGATTAATTATCTTAATTCCACTTGCCTTTGGTTTAGCGAAACGTACAAGGAAATCTACTCTATTTTACGCAATTCCATTGCTTGCTGGCCTTGCTGTTGGCCATGCATTTATTCCACCAACTCCAGGCCCTATCCTGGTTGCAAATATGCTCGGTGTCGATTTAAGTTACGTTATTATCATCGGCCTAATTGTTGGTACTGTTGCCATGATTATTGCAGGTCCTATTTTCGGAAAGTATATCGGAACCAAGATTCATGTGCCTCTACCAAAAAATTTAGAAGATATGCAAGATTACGATGAAAGTAAGCTTCCTAAGTTTGCTACTGTCGTTGGTATCATTATGATTCCATTGTTATTAATCCTTACCAATACCGTTGTCGGTGCTATTATTAACAATACTCAAACACCGATAGAGTTTTTAGTACATATTAAACCAGCACTTGCTTTCCTTGGCGAACCATTTGTTGCACTTTCTATAGCAACCATTGCTGCTATGATCGTCCTTGGTATTAAGCATGGTTACTCAAGAGAAGAACTTGAAAAAGTTATGACAAAATCCTTAGAGCCTACTGGTATGATCCTTCTTGTAACTGCTTGTGGTGGAGTATTAAGATATATCCTGCAAGATTCCGGTTTTGGTGAAGTAATCGGACAAGCTGTAGCAAAAAGTGCTCTTCCACTTGTTGTAGTCGCTTTCGTAGTAGCTGCACTAGTACGTATCTCTGTTGGTTCTGCTACCGTAGCGATGACAATGGCTGCTGGAATTATTTCTTCCATGCCTGAGATTGCATCTCTTTCTCCTCTCTATCTTGCCTGCGTAACTGCGGCAATCGCTGGTGGAGCCACAGT is a window of Lachnoclostridium phytofermentans ISDg DNA encoding:
- the ilvD gene encoding dihydroxy-acid dehydratase, with translation MKLKSQEIRAIAPEMDPLRMGMGWTVNDLEKPQIIVESTFGDSHPGSAHLLTFVTEAVEGINQCGGKAARYFATDICDGMAQGHDGINYSLASRDTIANLIEIHANATTFDAGVFIASCDKAVPAQLMAIGRLDIPSIVVTGGVMDAGPDLLTLEQIGKYNAMYKRGEITEEQLTYYKHNACPSCGACSFMGTASTMQIMAEAMGLMLPGSALMPATCEDLKDVAKRAGIQAVELAKKGIKASDIVTMKSFENAIIVHAAISGSTNSLLHIPAIAHEFGLEIDADTFDQKHRGAHYLLDIRPAGKWPAQYFYYAGGVPRIMEEIKEMLHLDVMTVTGKTLGENLEDLKKSGYYEKCDEYLKKVGIKRTDVIRNFDEPIGNDGTIAILRGNLAPDGAVVKHSAVPKEMHQAVLRARPFDCEEDAIAAVLEKCIKPGDAVFIRYEGPKGSGMPEMFYTTEAIASDEELGKSIALITDGRFSGASKGPAIGHVSPEAAEGGPIALVEEDDLIEINIKDRILRIIGIHGELKSEEEITEILNERKKIWKKPEPKYQKGVLKLFSEHAVSPMKGGYMQ
- a CDS encoding GntP family permease, whose translation is MAILLLLIIYVKLHPILSILISAVVIGIGAGMSTEAIIGSVGTGMGNTLKGIALLVGLGSMFGAILEISGGAQRIALSLVNKFGDNKAAWALGITGLVISIPVFFDAGLIILIPLAFGLAKRTRKSTLFYAIPLLAGLAVGHAFIPPTPGPILVANMLGVDLSYVIIIGLIVGTVAMIIAGPIFGKYIGTKIHVPLPKNLEDMQDYDESKLPKFATVVGIIMIPLLLILTNTVVGAIINNTQTPIEFLVHIKPALAFLGEPFVALSIATIAAMIVLGIKHGYSREELEKVMTKSLEPTGMILLVTACGGVLRYILQDSGFGEVIGQAVAKSALPLVVVAFVVAALVRISVGSATVAMTMAAGIISSMPEIASLSPLYLACVTAAIAGGATVMSHFNDSGFWLVKSLLQIDEKTTLKSWTIMETIVGLTGFIGALIISFFVK